The Trichomycterus rosablanca isolate fTriRos1 chromosome 6, fTriRos1.hap1, whole genome shotgun sequence DNA segment cattgtagatttagctttatgttttggatcattgtcttgttggaagataaatcaccgtcccagtctcaggtcttttgcagactgcaacaggttttcttccagaatggtcctgtatttggctccatccatcttcccatcaattttaaccatcttccctgtccctgctgaagaaaagcaggcccaaaccatgatgctgccaccaccatgtttgacagtggggatggtgtgttcagggtgatgagctgtgttgcttttatgccaaacataacgttttgcgttgtggccaaaaagttcaattttggtttcatctgaccagagcaccttcttccacatgcttggtgtgtctcccaggtgactttttatagatatctttgagaaatggctttcttcttgccactcttccataaaggccagatttgtgcagtgtacgactgattgttgtcctatggacagattctcccacctcagctgtagatctctgcagttcattcagagtgatcatgggcctcttggctgcatctctgatcagtcttctccttgtttgagctgaaagtttagagggacggccgggtcttggtagatttgcagtggtctgatactcccttcatttcaatatgatcgcttgcacagtgctccttgagatgtttaaagcttgggaaatctttttgtatccaaattcggctttaaacttctccacaacagtatctcggacctgcctggtgtgttccttggtcttcatgatgctctctgcgctttaaacagaactctgagactatcacagagcaggtgcatttatacggagacttgattacacacaggtggattctatttatcaccatcagtcatttaggtcaacattggatcattcagagatcctcactgaacttctggagtgagtttgctgcactgaaagtaaaggggctgaataatattgcacgccccacttttcaggtttttatttctaaaaaaagtttaaaatatccaataaatttcgttccacttcacaattgtgtcgcacttgttattgattcttcacaaaaaattacaatttcatatctttatgtttaaagcctgaaatgtggcaaaaggttgaaaagttcaagggggctgaatacttttgcaaggcactgtatatgtctCTTTGTTAATCTCGAACTTACAAATTTCCACAAATCCACTCCACAATCTTGTTGAGCTCTCCCATAAGATTAGTGGATGTTATGGCTGTGTACTGGGGGGGTTTTATAGGTGTATAAGTATTTTATAGGTTTGGTTTTGTCTGGCCGTTTTCTCAGAAAAGGGATCTAAGAAAAACCAAGCTGCTGGTAAAAAGATAAAAATCCAGACATAAATGTTTATCACGTTTACCATGACTGCTTGAGAGAAATAAATTATGATTGATTCTGTTTTTAGCTTTGGGAGGACTCATGATTACCCTGTTACAGTAAAGTGTTCTGGTCTGGGAATGGAAAGAAGTGATTAAAACAAATTACCTGAAACACTAGATTCTCTGGAGAGCTACCAATTTTCAAGCAATAACAGAGAATGTTTCTTATCACAGAACAAGAGGGTTTGGGTAAAGTCCCTCTTAattgacattttaatgttaGCATTTGGCAGATGGTCTCAATCAGTTGGGCTGTCAGAAgtaattttatttgatttcatcTTTATCAACTACCCACCCTGGTCAGAGCAGCTGAGGGGTCTAGTGCCATCTGAAAACACTGGATGGTAGTCAAGAATACAGCCTGGACAGAAACCAGTCCACCGCACATTTAAATTCACTTACAACTAAAGGCAGTTGCCAGTATAGTGGCCAGTTCACTGTTCACCTTTAATAAGGAGTTTAATAAGGAGGCCCACAAAGTTTTAGgccttacactgatcagccataacattaaaaccacctccttgtttctacactcactgtccattttatcagctctacttaccatatagaagcactttgtagttctacagtacaattactgactgtagtccatctgtttctctgcatacgtttttagcctgctttcaccctgttctttaatggtcaggaccaccacagagcaggtattatttaggtggtgggtcattctcggcactgcagtgacaataacatggtggtgtgttagtgtgtgttgtgctggtatgagtggatcagacacagcagcactgctggagtttttaaataccgtgtccactcactgtccactctattagacactcctacgtagttggtccaccttgtagatgtaaagacagggacgatcgctcatctgttgcagctgtttgagtcgatcatcttctagaccttcatcagtggtcacaggacgctgcccatggggcgctgttggctggatatttttggttggtggacgattctcagtccagcagtgacaatgaggtgtttaaagactccatcagcattgctgtgtctgatccactcataccagcacaacacacactaacacaccaccaccatgtcagtgtcactgcagtgctgagaatgacccaccacccaaataatacctactctgtagtggtcctgggagagtcctgatcattgaagaacagcatgaaagggtgctaacaaagcatgcagagaaacagatggactacagtcagtaattgttgaactacaaagtgcttctatatggttagtggagctgataaaatggacagtgagtgtagaaacaaggaggtggttttaatgttatggctgatcagtgtatatcccaATCAATTTTAAATAGTAACAAGGGTTCGAATATCGATTTCTATTCCTGTTCCACAGTAATGCCATTGGGCTATATTGGAAAGTGTGTGGTAGCTGCGTTGTACCTGCACGACCCCAACAACACACTAACAatcagatgcacacacacacagagcacacCAGCATTCATTAAGCTCACAATCTCAACAGCACAGGATCTGTCTATTTGTTTCCTATTGATTAGAAGAGGCTTTTGTCAAAGTTAATGAACTATTTAGAGTGGTTGTGATGGAGGTTTGCAGTTCAGATGTTAACAACCCTACGCTTCTTCTTCTTAAAGTCAaatatttacatacacttgaTAAGAACATTTGTATTATGGCAGTCTTAGAATATAATGATTTATGTGACTTTATATTCTGTTACTGAATGACTGGAACACAGTTCTTTGTCAAAAAATCCTTCAACTTTATTAAAAaagagggttttttttaatgttcatagttggttttctgaaaatatgctCTGTCAAGCATTTAAATACACCAACTTACTTCATTAATGAGGTGATGAAGAAATGAGTTCAGTCAAACTCAATAAGAAAAGTCACCAGCTATAATTATAATCAGTGATGAGGAATAGGATAAAATGCCACAAATTACCAAATTTCAAATTACCACCAGATAAATAAtctaagttgctgtatgtacattttgagttgtaatattttcagaaaacctccaattatatttgttttaattttgactttattagtACAATGGATCTGTTtattgaaataataaaagatatTTAATCACTTTTATTGCAAACAAAATTgcctttttatttacaattcaTAGGAAACACAATTTTAGTGCGATGTTTTATGGACTGTAAATGTTTCCACAACTTTAATGAGATGGCATTAACTAGCTTGGTGAATTATACGTACTGAACTGTTTTCTGCTTGCAAGCTTTCTGGATTTTTCAGAAAAACGctcaaattaaacaataaaaacagactTTTTTTTAGTGGgttgaaacaataaaaacatttttaatgggGTGGGTTGCTCACTGAACTTGTAGGTGTAGTGCAGAAAGACTGAACCCATTATGCCAGGTGCTTAACCAAGTGAGaaaaatactgtggctaaagagTCACAAACAAAAGAGAAACAGCAAAGTAAATGTGgctaaaataatggaaacagtTGAAAGAAACAAGTGCCAACTATAAGTGGCAGCAAACAGCAGAGACAAATTAACAGATAGACAAGCACATTAGTGGAGTAGGGTGTATATCGCTACCAGTGgttgctggtctttcaaagaggagaagctcattgtcggcttacatcataaaatttgtcatttatttatacataaattctgccctccgttccttttcaagaaaatggcctgtgggttgcagtttgttttTCGACTtaactcgcaaaatccgcgatgggactgaagctcccagtgattaatgatgtgtagatctcaaaacagctgtcaatcaaaacgggattcagcctttcgactgatcctccaatcatcttgcagaagctccacgtccagacccgcccacagctccattcacccccagaaacgctcagcgtccgggggcgggacaaaattgtggcatttatccaatgaccgacgagtttcgaagcaatgaaaaacaccgttccatgcagtcccattgaagtgaatagacgctcagcttctacgggcaaatgcattgatgctACGGGAGTTAActaaatcgagtcagtcgatttgtgataagtagctgattctgaacgaactcgtcttcgagatgaacgtgttctaatgcatttgtagtcaatgaaatgttaacacaactgtacatatttgaccatttaatttttgacattttaggggaagctgagcttcccttgcagtcttgcCTACACATGCCTATGATATCCCCAGTGGACATCAGAAAATGTAGGTAGCTATGCACTCGCCCCACAGGGGCACCAGCGATAAGCCCCCAGAAAAACACACAACCACAGAGGAAGATAGAAAATTTAGATAAAAGATCACAACTGAGTTATCACaacaccagctactcagtccaccagtgtaTGATATccaatcttaaaaaaaaaagacataaaataaTTCAGTATAAGCTATGGCAGCAATTAAAAAGCAACTGAGCAGCAATTCCACCTCCGACAGTTTGTGTCCTGTGTGGATTTATCTGTGGGGCTCCACTCAAAAAGGTGTTGTCATGTGACAGGCAAAAGAGCTGTTTTGAATTAGACCATGTTTGCTGTTTTACTCAAAGAGTTCAGaccaggatttttttttcttatgttGCCCGAGTCCTTTACCTGCCATTAACAAGCTTCAAGCAGGTGCATTTTACCTAACTTGGCCACTCTTGCCACTCTGCAATAATGACTTGGTTTATGGTGTGCTGCAGATCTGGTTGTCCATCTTGCAGGTTCTTCTATCTTTGTACAGGACTTTTTGCTTCCAAACTTTTTTAcacaacattttattaaatatatgtgtAATAAATGTCATGGAGACTATGGAAAAACATTTGCtaaatatgttatttttttaattggttGTGTACTTAATTTAGctttttgtgtaatttaaatTTGGATCAAGTAATTCGTTCGCTACAGTAAAGGCAAACCTTCATTGGCAGTGCATAgtggtttatactgtataatgataTTAAGAGCAAAAAGAAACATTTTTCTTTCTTACCCAGACATGAAACCTTAAGACAACTGGGTTTAAAAGATGGCACTCACTTTTAACAAATacttttaaataacattttatcacctcattttttgttttcttttggaGGGGCTTATTCATGTGTTCACTGCTTCACACTGAACTCAGCAGGGGTGAACCACAGCTAATCTTAGATTCCCTCCCAGGCAGAGACATGGTGTTTAGATCTTTAAGCCATTAGAAAATCAATTCTTGCCTTTCAACAGTCTCTCATTTTCAAGGACAGTGCAGtataacactgtacatacacctgGATCCGTTACACAAGAGACAGAAAACAAACTTTCAGACAACAGATACAAATTGGGCAAGGTGTAAACAGGCTtgttcaatatatatataacttcaAATTTAAAACCTTTGTGAATTTTGGTTAAAAAGGATAAACCAGGAATGTAAACTGACTGTATgtttactagggatgtaacgatacactctacccacgatgcgatacgattcacaatactggtaggtacaaactatgccaaataatgcttattgtgtaaaaaaaaaaactgaaatgaaattttaaaacaaatccaacattatataaataaatgaataatacaaataaagaaagtatcacaatttaaacaaatttaaaaaaatcttttcCTGGGAAGTCCATGGTAATTTCAGCAATACAATGCCAGGACTCAtattgtatacactgatcagccataacattcaaaccaccttgtttctaatctcactgtccattttatcagctccacttaccatatagaagcactttgtagttctacaattactgactgtagtccatctgtttctctggatactttttttagccccctttgaccctgttcttcaatgatcaggaccaccacagagcaggtattatttgggtgttggatcattctcagcactgcagtgataatgacatggtggtggtgtgttagtgtgtgttgtgctggtattagtggatcagacacagcagcactgctggagtttttaaataccatatccactctattagacactcctacctagttggttcaccttgtagattgagtcgatcatcttctagaccttcatcagtggtcacaggacgctgcccatggggcgctgttggctggatatttttggttggtggacgattctcagtccagcagtgacaatgaggtgtttaaagactccatcagcattgctgtgtctgatccactcataccagcacaatacacactaacacaccaccaccatgtcagtgtcactgcagtgctgagaatgatccaccctcCAAAACAATGCctaatctgtggtggtcctgtgggggtcctgaccattgaagaacagcatgaaagggggctaaaaaaaaagtatacagagaaacagatggactacagttagtaattgtagaactacaaagtgcttctatatggtaagctgataaaatggacagtgagcttGTATTAAGCTAAAAAGACAACATTTGTTAGCTATTTTCTGAGATCTATATAGAGATTCTGCAATATATGTGCCTTAGTCTAATATGTAAAGGAATCAGGACTTAGGTAGTTATCCCACAAAGATAATTGACATTATAGAACATTGACAGTATAAAACTCTTAACAATTATAGAACATTGACAGTATAAACCCCAAAAACACCAACACGATAATCAcacaagattaaaaaaatagtgcttGTCTAAACACATGGGCCTAGTTTGCAGGATTGTGTGTTTATCAGTCGAGGTCCTGTGTCCTTGCTTTATTGACCTTTTAAATGTCACACTTTAGTTAAGTGTTAACACTCTCTCTGTGACCAATCTTTGACTTGACTGTTAtcaaactgcatctttttatAGAGTCTTTGTGCTGGAAGTGTGTTGGGTGGTTTGATTTGGTTTGACCTCTACATTGTAACTGTCAATAACACTGCTTTATCACGACAGCACAGATTAAAGAGTGAGAGTGGGTGGCCTTTTAGAGCTCAATACTGTCAGTATTAGAAAACCACAGCATCAATCTACCTCTTTCCCTGGAGTGACATGTTTACCTGTAAAATGAGATCCCGTCAACCCCCGATCCCTCCCTTCCTCCCATTTTAACAGTACTTTGGCTTTAGACCAAGGATCACAAATCCGATTCGACCATCACCTGAGGACAGCACAAAAAAGCATCAATAATAGAGAGAAATGTCCACTCTTGACATCTTGGATCTGCTTTGTCATCggctgtaatatatatatacacagagatgggaaaacgGAACACTGAGCCATTTGGCTTGGCGGTTATTGTCTTTATGTCCTCATCTCTGACACAGCAAACATCAAGCAGTCCACTCACGCTCCCGGCCAGCTGGAAATCACTACTACAAAATGAGAGGAGACTGGGGGTTAGTGAGAGGGAAGGAGAGAGAAGAATAGGGATAAGCAGCAGAAAGACATATGGATCAAGACAGAGGGAAAATGGGAATGAGGAATAGAAATGGATTGCGGGAAGAGCAAAAAATATGGAGATAGAGAACATAGCAACCTTCCTTTGCAGTCCTTGTCTCATTCCtcccttattttatttatttatgcaccaAAAGCATTTGACCAGGGTGTGAATTTTGCATATGTATTTCCTCCTGTCCTGAGGGGAGCACAGTTAAACACTTTTAAAACCTTCTAACTATCTGCTAATACTTTTCTAATATAATACAAACAACAATAGCAAAACAGCGTGTAGCAATCAACCACGTCTGGGCTTCTGTTAAGACTGCCCTCTAGCCATGTTGCTGtggtaacaataataaaactgaATAGTGGGCTATTAGACTAACACAATTTTCGTTTGGTGCttgaatacatatatatgttAGTCTGGACTGAGGCGGCTGACTGTTCCTGTTTGCTGTTGCTTTTGTTGGCGACGTGCAGTAAGTAGCAATACAGATTTAGCTGTTTAGTTGACTATTACtagggcagcggtagctcagtggtgatggtactggactattgattGGAAGGTTACTCTTTTAAGCCGAACACTTTCGAATTTTTaatgttgggctcctgagcaataTCCTCAACTGGTTCATTGCATTCGGTCACAAACATAAGACACTTTGCATAAAATTGTCTGCtacatgccataaatgtaaatgtactatatTAATTAGAATTGATTGAATTTGTTAATTAGATAAAATAAGATGCAATTTTCTCACAGAAAGCTTGTGACAAGATGATAGTTACCCTTTACCCAACAAGCATATAGCGACCCATTAAAACATTACACACATAATTGACTTTAACTCTCAGCTGTGCCATCAGCCTGGCAGgggctcaacagacacaattgaCCATGTCTAGGGGAGGAAAAGACAATCACCTCCTAGCTGCTACAACATCTACAGTCCCCTCTACAAATCTTGGCATCACTTGggaaacataaacaaaacaggctgtggcgcagcggtaaaacacataaaaaacacgttggtttgaatcttagctctgccacccggcagGATGGaagcctacacgaacaacgattgatTCAGTTGTTCAAGTGGGAgtgctggaggggattcctcataactgatgtaattgcgacctctgctggctgattgacagagacgaggaataatgtgttgattagagtgtgtctcttcgtacactaaactgatccacatatgcatgtgaaaagattcagtcggctactgcacacatgtcggagggggcgtgtgttagtcacggctctcctcagtcggagtggaggtcaacatcagtagagaaaaAGCATAATGCAGtagggtgattggatatgactcGATTGGGAGATAattgtggaaaatgcaaaaaagcatCTTTATCATCTAATCTTTTTCCCTATTCTTGTGATTTTAAATATTAGAACCACAGTGATGTGGTGGATCTGGAATATCATGGGGCAGTTTTTTTATTCCAATGACCATGGATTTCAAAACATACctcataataaacaaataaatggttAACTGATTACAGATACAAGGTTATGTATTGGTTATCTCAGTGCCCTGACCTAAACTCCATAAAAACATGTGGTTCCAGAAATTATTTAATCTCAGACTGAATTGACATACATCTCCCTGCAAGTGtatacttttaattttaaatttattaaaaaaaaagaccaaaTGACCAAATGTAATTCTGAGGTTTATGACTAAATTAGCAGTGAAGTAGCAAGTTTACATTTTAACACCTTTTTTGACACCAGTTTGTCttcaaaaaataatttaatctcAAGAGAGAAATGCCATACAAGTGTAAACTTTTAATTTAAAGTGTGATATTGTGATTTTGTGTTACAGTGGTTTTATTCAATTGTaatttatagatttattactAGGTTAGCAGTGAGGCAACAGTATTGTCCTTAGTATTTGCGACTCATTACATGTATACCCTAACATTAGAACAAATTTTCCTGCGATAGCCAAGGCAAATCCCAAATACATAGATCAGATTAttagtttaaaaattacattctgACATAGCAGTCATTCTGATAGAGACAAGTATTAGTTTGCTCAATTAGTTTGCTTAatccaaagaaaaataattacacTGAGTTTCCATCCTATACCAtctaatttaacattttatggTCAAATTTAAAAGagttttttgctgtgtttaagtgttttctgtatttctgtattgCTAAATATATTGTGTCTTTTATTTTAGGACTCCTTTACTCCATTGCCTGTTGACTGCATGGTGCTCAGAATACAAGATCCTATCATGCCGTGGGCCAGTCACTATGGTCGTGCTTAAGGGACGACTGCAGGTGTCAAACGGTGCGAGATCAGGATCACAACATTGCCATGGGGACGGAGAGCTATACCCAGCTGGAGACCAGTGATGGGGCTGGGACGTTGGCTAGCATCGCCAGCCTGGAGGGGCCAGAAGGAGCAAGTGCCACCGCCGGGTGGTACGTTCCTTATCCACTGAGCTTCCAAGTATCACTTACCAGTTTTCTCTTATTGGAGCTGGTTTTAGGATTTAGTAGTAACTTGACAGTGCTGGTGCTTTACTGCTCCCAGTCCAACCTGGTTGATTCAGTTAGCAATATGGTAACGGTCAACCTACATGTCTTGGACATAGTAGTATGTGTGCTATGTCTGCCATTAACCGTTGTTGTGGTGCTGCTGCCAACAAGTCGTAACCTGGAACTCATCTGCTGCTTCCATGAAGCCTGTGTTACATTTGCCAGCATATCAACAGCTATTAATGTGCTAGTCATCAGCCTGGACCGCTATGACATTTCAGTGCGACCTGCTAATAGGTTCCTTACTCCTCGATGGGCAGCGCTTCTGTTGGCTGCTGTTTGGGCAgtgtctcttgctgtcttttttattccttttattgAGGTGGACTTTTTCTCTTCAGAGCCAGAAGATGAGTTAGCCAGCAGCTCATCTATACCAGCTTGGCATAACAGGACACTATTATGTATGGGGGCACAAGGCTATTCCACAGGTCTTGGAATGTACTACCACATCTTGCTGCAGGTGCCTATATTTTTTGTCACTTTGGTTGTCATGCTCTTTACCTACTCAAGAATTCTCAGAGCACTAAATATTCGTATCGGTTCGCATATGAGACGTGGTCAGCACCGTGGTGGAGCTTCCTGTAGAGGACAGcgcaaaagaagaaagaaaaaagcaaaCTCAGCGGATATCGAAGGAGGAGAACAAACCGCAAACCAGACGAAACAATTATCGCATCCTCCACTCATCACGTCTCCAATTCCTACTCCTACAGCCACCTCGCCTCCACCTCTGTCCTCCACCCCATTGGTGAGTGCCAGCACTGCTACAGCACCTGCTCCGGCTGTTGGTGTACAGGCCTCTGTTTCAGCCATCATTGCTCTTCGTAGAGCTGTAAGACGACATAGAGATAGACGTGAGCGTCAGCGGCGGGTTTTCCGGATGTCCCTCATCATCATCTGCAGCTTCCTAGGCTGCTGGGCACCTTTATCTATTGCAAACATTCTGATCCTCACTCTTGGTCCCAGCATCGGTCTTGTTCGAGTGCGACTTTGGTTCCTAGCCTTGGCATATGGCACCACCATATCACATCCACTGCTGTATGCCTTTACAAGGCAGAAGCTCCGCCGGGCACTCAGGGCCAAAGTAAAGAAGCGGGTGGTGTCCTTGTTGCAAGTGGATCCTTCGCCAGGTGGAACCGTCATCCATAACTCCTGGGTGGAGCCGAGGCAAGGGCGCAAGGTTCGTTTAGAAGGCAGTGATGCCACCGATCGTTGTCTGACAGAACCACTATGAAAGCAGGCAACAAGTGTTTTGGTTTAATAATGCATTCAATGTGACAGCACCCTTGGCAAATATGTCCTTAGGAGGCCGAGTGTGAAGGGGCTGTTCACGTGACACTTAAAGTGATCAGTGGAAAAGCCTTCTTAT contains these protein-coding regions:
- the LOC134316574 gene encoding G-protein coupled receptor 22-like, translating into MGTESYTQLETSDGAGTLASIASLEGPEGASATAGWYVPYPLSFQVSLTSFLLLELVLGFSSNLTVLVLYCSQSNLVDSVSNMVTVNLHVLDIVVCVLCLPLTVVVVLLPTSRNLELICCFHEACVTFASISTAINVLVISLDRYDISVRPANRFLTPRWAALLLAAVWAVSLAVFFIPFIEVDFFSSEPEDELASSSSIPAWHNRTLLCMGAQGYSTGLGMYYHILLQVPIFFVTLVVMLFTYSRILRALNIRIGSHMRRGQHRGGASCRGQRKRRKKKANSADIEGGEQTANQTKQLSHPPLITSPIPTPTATSPPPLSSTPLVSASTATAPAPAVGVQASVSAIIALRRAVRRHRDRRERQRRVFRMSLIIICSFLGCWAPLSIANILILTLGPSIGLVRVRLWFLALAYGTTISHPLLYAFTRQKLRRALRAKVKKRVVSLLQVDPSPGGTVIHNSWVEPRQGRKVRLEGSDATDRCLTEPL